A portion of the Clostridium gelidum genome contains these proteins:
- a CDS encoding PoNe immunity protein domain-containing protein encodes MLRDNLKSLEYFENQIANKEKYIQEEKKEIMELEQDIKNEIKRFPKDNKDIICSTYQNNAMYEMKKICALYSAGMPVEHLNQDFEYTIVCMENYGEHKIGYLYLLWMISLGILLETDKKNIKRLSKLVEKENIKDSVIDYLLYTSDIGWLKVTDIYYKENPYSKTKEIIELAQKDKNGASKRIQKYMQKEWFKGHYDYEWKNAHKEHGYVGLWSFETAALAKILEIDDASLIENNHYPYDLAHYKNVMKFKKVSISEFKHEYDSEEIEKAKAKEGIENNTELERIIPIKWHSFVNELIYDYKVLDDSNFYEKYKKPIGLDQIWFFFEEYKKENKEKNLLGSLIVFAMTEKGYILQLDYKEDIEDYYSNMKNYWRNSETKLIQFVLDNDQNYYAVVPKDANIEKMHEVTVTDVKEIK; translated from the coding sequence ATGTTACGTGATAATTTGAAATCTTTAGAGTATTTTGAAAATCAAATAGCGAATAAAGAAAAATATATACAAGAAGAAAAAAAGGAAATAATGGAGCTGGAGCAGGATATAAAAAATGAAATCAAGAGATTTCCTAAGGATAATAAAGACATTATTTGTTCAACATATCAAAACAATGCTATGTATGAAATGAAAAAGATTTGTGCATTATATTCTGCCGGTATGCCAGTAGAGCATTTGAATCAAGACTTTGAATATACAATAGTATGTATGGAAAACTATGGAGAACATAAAATAGGATATTTATATCTTCTTTGGATGATATCTTTAGGAATATTATTAGAAACTGATAAAAAGAATATAAAAAGATTGTCTAAGCTAGTGGAGAAAGAAAATATTAAAGATTCAGTAATTGATTATTTATTATATACTAGCGATATTGGATGGCTGAAAGTTACAGATATTTATTATAAAGAAAATCCATATTCAAAAACGAAAGAAATTATAGAACTTGCACAAAAAGATAAAAATGGTGCATCAAAAAGAATACAAAAATATATGCAAAAAGAATGGTTTAAAGGTCATTATGATTATGAATGGAAAAATGCACATAAAGAACATGGTTATGTAGGATTATGGAGTTTTGAAACAGCAGCATTAGCAAAAATATTAGAGATTGATGATGCAAGCTTAATAGAAAATAATCATTACCCATATGATTTGGCACATTATAAGAATGTAATGAAATTTAAGAAAGTTTCAATAAGTGAATTCAAGCATGAGTATGATAGTGAAGAGATAGAAAAAGCAAAAGCAAAAGAAGGAATTGAAAATAATACTGAATTAGAAAGAATTATTCCAATAAAATGGCATTCATTTGTAAATGAGTTGATATATGATTATAAAGTTCTAGATGATAGCAATTTTTATGAAAAATACAAAAAGCCTATTGGATTAGATCAAATATGGTTTTTCTTTGAAGAGTATAAAAAAGAAAATAAGGAAAAAAATCTATTAGGAAGTCTGATTGTTTTTGCAATGACAGAAAAAGGATATATTTTGCAGTTAGATTATAAAGAAGATATAGAAGATTATTATTCAAATATGAAAAATTACTGGAGAAATTCAGAGACAAAGCTAATTCAATTTGTATTAGATAATGATCAAAATTATTATGCAGTGGTACCGAAAGATGCAAATATTGAAAAGATGCATGAAGTTACTGTTACAGATGTAAAAGAAATTAAATAA